In one Micromonospora polyrhachis genomic region, the following are encoded:
- a CDS encoding DNA recombination protein RmuC, whose amino-acid sequence MDASTVAVVICCLGVGGAAGWLAARTRSATEIARLDATLRATRDGEGRLEQSMRALSYEATAQSQEAVARAVAPLHESLRRYEQRVAELEHDRVDAYAELREQVRAMGAVSGELRTETKQLVAALRAPQVRGRWGEHQLRRIVEAAGLLEHCDFDEQVTAATDHQGVRPDLVVRLHGGRSVVVDAKAPFDAYLTAMEARDERGRDSQLDAHARHLRAHVDSLAGKSYWAAFEQTPEFVVLFVPADPFLDVALQRDPTLLEYAFARNVVLATPATLVALLRTVAYTWRQEALARNAVAVHTLARELYGRLSTLGEHVSKLGGALGGAVTAYNKAVGSLEARVLVSARKLADLGVSGDHLSTPAQVEVTPRQPQAPELVDQPQAPELVDQPPRELVDQPPQAL is encoded by the coding sequence GTGGATGCTTCGACGGTGGCCGTGGTGATCTGCTGCCTCGGGGTGGGCGGGGCCGCCGGTTGGCTGGCCGCCCGCACCCGGTCGGCGACCGAGATCGCCCGACTCGATGCGACCCTGCGGGCGACCCGGGACGGCGAGGGCCGGCTGGAGCAGTCGATGCGTGCGCTCTCCTACGAGGCGACGGCGCAGTCCCAGGAGGCGGTGGCCCGGGCGGTCGCGCCGCTGCACGAGTCGCTGCGCCGTTACGAGCAGCGGGTGGCCGAGCTGGAACACGATCGGGTGGACGCCTACGCCGAACTGCGCGAGCAGGTACGCGCCATGGGCGCCGTCTCCGGCGAACTGCGCACCGAGACCAAACAACTGGTGGCGGCGCTGCGCGCACCGCAGGTGCGAGGCCGCTGGGGCGAGCACCAGCTACGCCGCATCGTCGAGGCGGCCGGCCTGCTGGAACACTGCGACTTCGACGAGCAGGTCACCGCCGCCACCGACCATCAGGGGGTACGCCCCGATCTGGTGGTCCGGCTGCACGGCGGCCGATCGGTGGTGGTGGACGCCAAGGCACCCTTCGACGCGTACCTGACCGCGATGGAGGCCCGGGACGAACGCGGCCGGGACAGCCAGCTCGACGCGCACGCCCGGCACCTGCGGGCCCACGTCGACTCGTTGGCGGGCAAGTCCTACTGGGCGGCGTTCGAGCAGACCCCCGAGTTCGTGGTCCTGTTCGTGCCAGCCGACCCGTTCCTCGACGTCGCGCTGCAACGTGACCCGACACTGCTGGAGTACGCCTTCGCCCGCAACGTGGTGCTGGCCACTCCGGCCACCCTGGTCGCGCTGCTGCGTACCGTGGCGTACACCTGGCGGCAGGAGGCACTGGCCCGTAACGCGGTCGCCGTACACACCCTGGCCCGGGAGCTGTACGGCCGGCTGTCCACCCTCGGCGAGCATGTGTCCAAGTTGGGCGGGGCGTTGGGCGGGGCGGTGACCGCGTACAACAAGGCGGTCGGTTCCCTGGAGGCCCGGGTGCTGGTCAGTGCCCGTAAACTTGCGGATCTTGGGGTCTCGGGGGACCATCTGTCCACTCCGGCCCAGGTCGAGGTGACACCGCGCCAGCCGCAGGCTCCGGAGTTGGTCGACCAGCCGCAGGCTCCAGAGTTGGTCGACCAGCCGCCGAGGGAGTTGGTCGACCAGCCGCCGCAGGCCCTATAG